The DNA region TAACAGCCGAACTATGGGCTGGTTCATCGACCAATGCAGCACTGACGCGGGATGCAAAATCCATATCTGCCAAGGTTGGCAGATCCTGGCGCAAACTCGCACTGGCGAGTTGATAGCGAGCCCAGGTCGACTTAAGCTCGGCATCAGACCCTGCCGCTTTCAGCAGGCGCATCAGCTCCAGCTCAGAGGCCTGATTATCCATCAGCGCAGATAAGGATTCTGCCAGCGCTTGCGATGAGGTTTGCTCTGTCATGCTCTTGCCAATGCCTCTATAAAAATGAACCCATAAAAACAGTGCTGTGCACCACCTTCAATTTTACTGCTACCGGAATATAGCAACTTGGGGAAGCGGCTACTTACCAGATTTCGTACCGGTTATGACTCAGCCTGTTGTGATTGGTTCATGAATTTTGAAAAAAATGTGCAAATTTGTTTAGATCCGCTTTACACATCTAAACGCATGTTACCCAAAACTACAACGCCCCGAGTAACACAGGATTACAAGTCCTCTACCAGTGGCTTAATCCGCCTATCAATAGCCTCCCTGGCCCGGAAAATCCGCGAGCGAACCGTACCTACCGGGCACTCCATCACTTCGGCAATTTCCTCATAACTCAATCCCTCTAACTCCCGCAGGCTAACTGCTGTGCGCAAATCCGGCGGTAAATCCTGAAAAGCTTGTTCAATCGTTGCCTGTAACTCATCGCGCAACAAACTGCGCTCCGGTGTATTCATCTCATGGATTGCATCATTACCCGGGTAAAACTCTGCCTCATCCACCTCAAGATCACTGGAGGGAGGACGACGGTTTCGGGCAACCAGATGATTTTTAGCGGTATTAATCGCAATCCGGTATATCCAGGTATAAAAAGCACTATCACCACGAAAATTGGGTAATGCTCTATAGGCCTTGATAAAAGCCTCCTGAGCCACGTCCTGGGCTTCTGCATGGTCCCGAACCAGGCGACTAATCACCGCCAGCACCTTGTGCTGGTATTTGATTACCAATAAATCAAATGCACGCTTATCGCCTTTTTGTACACGTTCGACGAGCTGTTGATCCATATCAGGCGCTAATGGCGCTGTCATTCTTTAACCCCCAAGTACTCCGACAACCTGATCAGAGCCATTATTCGCTGGATGACGGGGAGAGGAACAAAGAGCAATATATGTTCAACACCATCTCACCCAAACGTTCAAAATGCTATTAAAAAGAACTCTTTCATAGACAGAATTTGTAAGTAAAAGTTCGCGGCGCATTATACGCAGCTAAGCGCATTTCGCCTAAGCCCCAAAGGGGGAAAGCTATGTATATGTGAAAAAGCCCTGTTGCCGACTTAGCCCTGTCGCCGGGGATTGCTATACTGCGCAGGTTTTTTTGCCTTTCTGGTTTGTGGAATACCGAGATGAACAAACACTATCTGCACGATGTACTGGTCGTAGGCTCAGGTGCTGCCGGTTTAACACTGGCTTTGAGTCTAGCCCAACATGCCAAAGTTGCGGTCCTGTGCAAAACCCTGGTTAACCATGGCTCCACCTGGTTTGCCCAGGGCGGCATAGCAGCCGTGCTGGACAACCAGGACTCCATTGATGCCCATGTGTCGGACACCCTGATCGCCGGGGCCGGCCTTTGCCATGAAGATGCAGTGCGCTTTACCGTTGAGAATAGCAAGGCTGCCATTGAATGGTTAATTCAACAGGGGGTTATGTTCACCCGGGAAAGCGGCAGTGCCGACTACCACCTCACACAGGAAGGTGGACATAGCCATCGTCGTATCATCCACAGTGCGGACGCCACTGGCCAGGCAGTTCACTCCACCCTTATTGAGCAGGTACAACAGCAGCCCAATATTGAGGTTTTCGAACATCACGTAGCCGTTAACCTGATAACCCAGGCCGATACAAACTCCCGCAAATTACGTTGTACTGGTGCCTACGTCCTGGATAGCCAGGCTGACCGGGTCGATGTTTTCCAGGCCAAGGTTGTCGTACTGGCGACTGGAGGTGCCAGCAAGGTATATCTCTATACCAGTAATCCGGACAGCGCCAGTGGCGATGGTATTGCTATGGCCTGGCGTGCAGGTTGTCGCGTAGCCAATATGGAATTTAACCAATTCCATCCAACTTGCCTGTATCACCCCAAAGCCAAAAACTTTTTGATTACCGAAGCCCTGCGCGGCGAGGGCGCCTATCTTCGACTACCCAATGGTGAGCGCTTTATGCCGCGCCTTGATGAGCGCGCTGAACTCGCTCCCCGCGATATAGTAGCCCGCGCAATAGACCACGAAATTAAGCGGCTGGGTTGCGATTGTGTATATCTCGATATCAGCCACAAATCACCAGACTTTATCAGCGAGCACTTCCCCACCGTAAAAGCCCGCTGCCTTGAGTTTGGTATCGACATTACTAAAGAGCCTATTCCTGTTGTCCCTGCTGCCCACTACACCTGTGGCGGAGTGGTTGTCGATAATGCGGGAAGAACCGACCTAAAACATCTGTATGCAATCGGCGAAACATCCTTTACCGGTTTACACGGTGCCAACCGTATGGCCAGCAACTCACTGCTGGAATGTATTGTCTATGCCCAATCTGCAGCCAGGGATATCCTCCATAAACTTGAGCAAATAGACGTGCCTGAAACATCTCCCCAATGGGACGATTCCCGGGTACGCAACTCTGATGAAGATGTTGTCATCTCTCACAACTGGGATGAGCTACGCCGTTTTATGTGGGACTATGTGGGTATAGTTCGCACCCATAAACGCCTTGAGCGCGCGACTCACCGTATTAAATTGCTGCAAAAAGAAATTGCCGAGTACTACAGTAATTACAAGGTAAGCAGCGACTTGATTGAATTGCGCAATCTGGCAACAGTAGCAGAATTGATTATTCGCTCAGCACATGAGCGCAAGGAAAGCCGTGGCCTGCATTATTCCCTGGATTACCCGGATAAATCCCCTATTGCACGCGATACCATCCTGGTTCCTACCAACTTTGCCAGCCAGGATATTATCGTATCCAAAAGCTGAGGGACTTAACCTTTTGGCCTGAGGCAAATTCGCAGCCAGCATTTCAACTGGCGAAAATCTGCCTCACTTAATGAATCACGCATCAACACCAGGGTAAATCTTCTTCCCACAGGGCCAGCAGGCCGGGTTCGCCAATACAAAATAATTACCCAAGGCCATATCACAGCTTCAACATCGCCCT from Cellvibrio japonicus Ueda107 includes:
- the nadB gene encoding L-aspartate oxidase; its protein translation is MNKHYLHDVLVVGSGAAGLTLALSLAQHAKVAVLCKTLVNHGSTWFAQGGIAAVLDNQDSIDAHVSDTLIAGAGLCHEDAVRFTVENSKAAIEWLIQQGVMFTRESGSADYHLTQEGGHSHRRIIHSADATGQAVHSTLIEQVQQQPNIEVFEHHVAVNLITQADTNSRKLRCTGAYVLDSQADRVDVFQAKVVVLATGGASKVYLYTSNPDSASGDGIAMAWRAGCRVANMEFNQFHPTCLYHPKAKNFLITEALRGEGAYLRLPNGERFMPRLDERAELAPRDIVARAIDHEIKRLGCDCVYLDISHKSPDFISEHFPTVKARCLEFGIDITKEPIPVVPAAHYTCGGVVVDNAGRTDLKHLYAIGETSFTGLHGANRMASNSLLECIVYAQSAARDILHKLEQIDVPETSPQWDDSRVRNSDEDVVISHNWDELRRFMWDYVGIVRTHKRLERATHRIKLLQKEIAEYYSNYKVSSDLIELRNLATVAELIIRSAHERKESRGLHYSLDYPDKSPIARDTILVPTNFASQDIIVSKS
- the rpoE gene encoding RNA polymerase sigma factor RpoE, translating into MTAPLAPDMDQQLVERVQKGDKRAFDLLVIKYQHKVLAVISRLVRDHAEAQDVAQEAFIKAYRALPNFRGDSAFYTWIYRIAINTAKNHLVARNRRPPSSDLEVDEAEFYPGNDAIHEMNTPERSLLRDELQATIEQAFQDLPPDLRTAVSLRELEGLSYEEIAEVMECPVGTVRSRIFRAREAIDRRIKPLVEDL